A genomic region of Zea mays cultivar B73 chromosome 6, Zm-B73-REFERENCE-NAM-5.0, whole genome shotgun sequence contains the following coding sequences:
- the LOC100281217 gene encoding lipid binding protein precursor (The RefSeq protein has 2 substitutions compared to this genomic sequence): MAMRMAAAAVALVAVMGVLAPRAAAQTPNCAEKLIPCSPYMNTTGTPPDTCCGPLKDAVQNDLKCLCDLYASPEIFKAFNISLDQALGLSKRCGLSDTTAACKGLSPTQSPPGSPPSGGSSNAAHRALPASFARLVTSLFLALWSVLLA, translated from the exons ATGGCGATGCGGATGGCGGCGGCGGCAGTGGCGCTGGTGGCGGTGATGGGCGTGCTGGCGCCCCGAGCGGCGGCGCAGACGCCGAACTGCGCGGAGAAGCTGATCCCGTGCTCGCCGTACATGAACACGACGGGGACGCCGCCGGATACCTGCTGCGGCCCGCTCAAGGACGCCGTCCAGAACGACCTCAAGTGCCTCTGCGACCTCTACGCCTCGCCGGAGATCTTCAAGGCCTTCAACATCAGCCTCGACCAGGCCCTCGGCCTCTCCAAGCGTTGCGGCCTCAGCGACACCACCGCCGCCTGCAAGG GCCTTTCTCCTACGCAGTCTCCTCCAG GTTCGCCGCCATCAGGCGGCAGCAGCAACGCCGCCCGTCGCGCTCTGCCGGCCAGTTTCGCGGGACTGGTGACGAGCTTGTTCCTAGCTCTGTGGTCTGTATTATTGGCGTAA